In Trifolium pratense cultivar HEN17-A07 linkage group LG7, ARS_RC_1.1, whole genome shotgun sequence, a genomic segment contains:
- the LOC123897357 gene encoding cyclin-U1-1-like, giving the protein MLTASEYSNHSRQNQPITGPAELNLPRVLWILSSTLEKLVARNEKLVDDLNQQLDKLSCDSVRLGKSLNAFHGVRAPGISIPKYLERIYKYTNCSPSCFVVGYVYIDMLNHKHPDSLVLSLNVHRLLVTSVMVASKMLDDEHYNNAVYARVGGVSNAELNKLELELLFLLDFKVMVSTRVFESYCLHLEKEMLVNGTGLKIERTLSPKSIETEILVEDKQSSSPPPIVDYGLT; this is encoded by the exons ATGTTAACAGCAAGTGAATACAGCAACCACAGCCGGCAGAATCAGCCAATAACAGGGCCTGCCGAGCTGAACTTGCCAAGAGTGTTATGGATCCTGTCTTCCACCTTAGAGAAGCTGGTAGCTCGCAATGAAAAGCTTGTGGATGACCTGAACCAGCAACTAGATAAACTGAGCTGTGACTCGGTAAGATTAGGGAAGAGCTTGAATGCATTCCATGGCGTAAGAGCGCCAGGCATAAGCATACCTAAGTACTTGGAGAGGATATACAAGTACACTAATTGTAGCCCTTCATGTTTTGTGGTTGGCTATGTGTATATAGACATGCTGAATCACAAGCACCCTGATTCTCTAGTCTTATCCTTGAATGTGCACAGGTTGCTAGTTACCAGTGTCATGGTTGCTTCCAAGATGCTAGATGATGA ACATTATAACAATGCGGTATATGCTCGAGTAGGAGGAGTAAGCAATGCTGAACTGAACAAACTTGAATTAGAGTTACTCTTTCTGTTGGATTTTAAAGTTATGGTAAGCACTCGGGTTTTCGAGAGTTACTGTTTACACTTAGAAAAAGAGATGCTTGTAAATGGCACAGGCTTGAAGATTGAAAGGACATTGTCACCTAAATCTATTGAGACTGAAATATTAGTTGAAGATAAGCAAAGCTCTTCCCCACCTCCAATTGTGGATTATGGACTGACATAA